Genomic segment of Antricoccus suffuscus:
TGATGGCCGACGGATCTGGCTCTCGGACGTTCAAGGAGCTTTACGAGCGGTCCAACCGTCTTGCCAATGCGCTCAGTGGCCTGGCCGCTCCCGGCGACCGGATCGCGATTCTGTCGGAAAACAATCTCGAGTACGTCGAGGCCTACTACGGCGTTCCTTCGGCAGGTATGGCGCTCACGATGCTCAATTACCGCCTGCATCCCAAGGAATGGGTCTGGATTCTCAATGATTCCGGAGCACGCGTGCTGTTGGTCGAACAGGCCTATTTGGAGGCGATCGCGGACTATCGATCCGAGTTGACGAGTATTGAGCACATCATCGTCATCGGTTCGGGAGCAACCGGCATGCGCACCTACGAGGACCTTGTCGGCGCCGCATCTCCGGTGCTCGATCCGGTCCAGGTCAGCGATGACGACGTCGCCTGGCTGCTATACACGAGCGGCACCACAGGGCACCCTAAGGGTGCGCAGCTCACGCACCGCAACCTCAACACCGCGCTGCTGCAGTCGGTGCTTGAATACGATCCCACTGAGCAAACCAGTTTTCTCAACGCAATGCCGCTGTGTCATGTGTCTGGATATCTCACCCCGATGCATCAGTTCTACGGCGGATCGGTCCTGATGATGGCCGGCTGGGATCCAGAGTCGTGGATGCAGATCGTGCAGGAGCATCGGGTCACTAGTGGTGGTTTCGCCCCCACCATGATGTCGATGTTGCTGGCGCACCCAAAGATCAATGACTACGACCTGACCAGTCTGGAATGGATGGGGTACGGCGCTTCGAAGATTCCGGCCGACGTCCTGCGCCGCACGATCGATCGGTTTGGTCCGAT
This window contains:
- a CDS encoding class I adenylate-forming enzyme family protein; protein product: MLFSDVLRRNATRTPQNNALLMADGSGSRTFKELYERSNRLANALSGLAAPGDRIAILSENNLEYVEAYYGVPSAGMALTMLNYRLHPKEWVWILNDSGARVLLVEQAYLEAIADYRSELTSIEHIIVIGSGATGMRTYEDLVGAASPVLDPVQVSDDDVAWLLYTSGTTGHPKGAQLTHRNLNTALLQSVLEYDPTEQTSFLNAMPLCHVSGYLTPMHQFYGGSVLMMAGWDPESWMQIVQEHRVTSGGFAPTMMSMLLAHPKINDYDLTSLEWMGYGASKIPADVLRRTIDRFGPIVYAGMGMTELSGNMLTLDKAAHIRAANGEEHLLDAVGKPMALVDIRVVRPDGTDCAYGEIGEIVVQGDQVTVGYIGNPEATEEAFAGGWFHTGDLARMDEEGFFYIVDRAKDMIITGGENVYSTEVENAIYEHPAVSEAAVIGIPDETWGERVTAVVVRREGARVSVDEIVAQCKAQLAGFKQPRDVMFLDELPKTVSGKIRKNVLRERFANDKES